GATTGAATATTCTCTTTCTCTTATACTCTTATACATGAAAAGGTTAGGAGAAacaagttctctcacatagaaggattctaggttaacctaagaacctaaaataaatcaaagcATGTTAGGTTAGAATAGCTTGAAGTTGGTTAATATGACCACTTCTAGTATAATTGACATGGTAAGATAAGACCAAGATAGAATAGCTTGAGGTTGAATCTTGTGACTACATCATGAATAGTTAAAGTATGAATAGCTTGAGATGGTAgatctcatggtagcttgggatggTGAATCTCAAGGTAGCATGGGTTGGAGGAGCTGAGATCTCCCATGGTTAGATTGATCTTTCATTGTTAGAATGCTTTCCATGGTAGATTTTATTAGTCTAGGCATGGAATCCTAAGTTGGAGGGTCGATACTCTCCTTGGATTAGCTTGAAGTATAATGAGTAGAATGCCTTCATGACAGATTGACTTGGATaggccaaaaccatttcatggtagcttaggaTTAAGACATCTGACTCACTTAAGGATAGCGTAGGATTGAGGATTTAGGCTCAACTGTGTATAGCTTGCATCTACATGTATTCTTGCATGGTGGCTATGTTGTTACTCTTGTATCCTTCCTTTGATATCTTGGATGATATTATATGATCTTTCCTTATCAATATCAAGTTGGTCAATAGTGACACTTAGAATGGGGTAACACATTAATATGGTGACTTCAAGATATtcttagtgtgtgaggtagaatgggatgtcccatatgcattgcacaagtgtgcctTGAGGTGATGTAGAGTTATTGTTCTCTTATGTCATGGAAACCTACGTCTTAAGTATGAGAGTGGGCTATGAACAAGGATGACCAAGGAGAGGTACTTGGCTTAGGTAGTAGAAATGGATGCTACCTTGACCTTGCATATGTATACTTTGAGGTGGCCTGGGAAGTAGTTCACTATAGTATGAAGGACTAATAGTTGAAGTATGAATCtacgtatgatttatgtagaCTTGTAATGGTATGTggcttatgttatgattatgttattatatcttatgattatgtaGTATGTTGACTAACTATTTTAAGATATCATATGTTTGTACGTTAGACTTAATACTTAGTACTTTTGCAATAATGCATATTGGCTACATTCTAATTCAATGTAGGGTTTTGAGAAGATTTAGTTGCtttgaagggtagagtttccaaggctttcaagaagtgaagatttgGTTAGTCCTCGTCGCTTTCGAGGCAAAACCCCTATGTTCCCTTTATgtcttttcattatgttttagaCTTTTATGGGCTGCATCTCAAGACTTGATTACTCATGTATTCGTAGATGGTTTTTGGGAAACATGTTAGAAAGACTTCCGCCTCTATTAAATGATTTCAGTACTATGTTCaaagaaaagtttgaaattcCCTCTATATTTATATGAAGCTAAGGGGCTTGTATAATACCTCTCCgaggtcaagtatgccttgTGACGCCTAGGGGGTACTCCCGGGTGTTACACCAAGTCTTGAAGTCCTTGCTCTACTAGAAACGTATCTGGGAGAAGGAACTCAGAATTGATGGACCCTACATTTGATGAGAATGTAGGCAAGCGTATGCATTAGTATAAAAGTACAAAATATGATTACTAGAATAATACCATAAGATCCTACAACATAATAGGAAGCATGATCTTCATCATAGACATAATATAAGCATTAGTCAACATAAGAAATGATTCATAACATAAGAGATACATCATGTTCATAAGCATAGAAAATCCACATATCTTCATAATATAAGATAACTACTTCTCAAGTAACCTCTAggcatacttgtgcaatgcatggatCAGACCCCATAATCCTACCATCACTAAGTAACATTTTAGGTAATCATAGTCGTACTTACAATCTTTGGATCTAGTCTTTAGCTTACTTCTCATAGATAAGGAACCATTAACTTCAGTCAAGCTTATCAAGGAAGGGACCAATAGCAACAATCGAATCTAAGTGATACTTATCGTGATCAACGACACTACTTCAAGTACATGTGCTTACGATTGTGCAATCGTGTCCCAAAGGAATGGTCGTGAAAACTAGTACATAGTTaaaatttcattctaattagtcgtagctaaataaattaatgattaacaacataataaatttaatgtGTGACACAAAATTGTCAAATATGAAAGGGGAGTTTGTCACAAGTAATAAAAATAGGGGAAAATAACAAGAAACCTAAGCATTTAGAGGGggaattcttgggatgtgaccgCAATACAGATTAATGTAGATTAATTGTTGGGTGCATGCTCTCGATAGAAGATTTATAGAATAATAGTTACTAGGCTGAACTTTACGTGGAAATACTTCTTTCTCGATCAACTTATCCCGTTTCAAATGGGTTTCACTCAAACACCCACTTTTCGCATGAAGACCACGCTACGCCTTACcccactcactctctcgagttgactattaggatatgggactaggtCTCACTCTCTAAAGTTAAGCCTCATGTTGACCCAATCCTTAGTCCATCAAATCTAATAGTGTTTGTTTCGCAACTTCTCTTTCGAGCAAGCTGAGACACACAAATAAACTTGTATTTGAAACTACGAATTTGTTATATTCATCTATAACTACTAGAAGAAATTACCATTAAACTACAATTAATCTAATATCCAGAAATACCCAACAACAATcttaacccatattttctaaatcacaccacaagaatggggttttttAACAACACATCAAGAAATAGAAATTATACATCCAATGATGTTGAAATTAAATGGGTATGATAAAATAAGTCTTGATTTAGGCAAAGCAAGAAGAATCAAGAAGATCCACTTTCAAATTGAAAGAGATGAAACCCTATTATTATTCAAGTCTTCAAAATCCTGTCAAACTTAGAGTAAAATATGAACAACTAATATTCTAGACAGAAAATCTGAATAATGTTCCACTCTCTAAAAAACTACAACTTTACTAGCATTTACATCTTTTAGATGTATGTTGCAAGGGACTGTTCAGCACCATTAGTCGGAGTCGCTGACAGACTCGGTGATTCGCCCATTGGTATAGTTCACCACCTTCTAGTACGACCTTCAGCATCGCCGTGCTTTGGTACATTGCGCAATATAGTACTGCTTTGCAAAGATACTCGGTGTCGCGTCGACTACTTTGTTCTAAAGCCGATTTTATCCTTTCCTTCAAGGCCCAACACAATGGAAAAAAAGGAGGAGTAGGAATCTTTGGCGATCCGCAAAGTGGACTTGGCGATCCTTAGCCTTCCATTTCGTCGTTCTTTTTATCCCTTTTGTCCCGTTTTGCGACATATTGTCCATGCTCTCCTTCAAACCTCAAATACCTAAAACTTAAGAGTTTTACCaaatattaagataaaataagcatatgaggatgctatttcaactaaaatataaccctaaatgagtccaattaGTGCACTAATCAACACCTCCACCTTAAACatttgcttgtcctcaagtaaaactcaagtttaGCAATTCAACAAGGATGTCCAAAACAGTGCATACACAAGAAGCAATCATGAATGTATAAAACAATACAAATTACCTATGCAAGTATCAATTGTGTACTCAAATATTCAAGTTGTAACTCACAACTACCAAAGATTCTTAGGCTCACATTACTTGATTCAAATGTAAGTTCAAGCTCACCAAGTACATTTGAATTCCCTCATACAAATGATTATTTCATGTTTACGCATAACGATATAATCTATTAATTGTTAAGGAATTAGATACAACACTCACTCTAAAAAACTGGAAAACAATGCAAGCTTTCACCCGTAGGTTGCCCTTATTTTCCATCTATATTTGTTTCAGCTTTGcaagatcaaaaaggtctttATAAGGCTTGTAATGGCGGAGAGTGAcaaggtatggtcatttaggctcATTGACTAATGATCCTCCTGAATTGTGATTCTCACAACActtcctttcttcttccttcctCATCTTCGTTAGTGCTCATAAGTCATCCTATTATTCACTTCCATGGATTGCTGCGAAACACTATTTCTTTTGTACTTTATTCCAcatctttcttttcatttcttttatttttcttatatttttattattctatctttttttatatggagGGTTTCCATCTTTGCCACACCATGGGTTAAGGAATACATTCCTTGCActtcttttactttttccttttcttttcaccACACCCCCATCTTAGCCTAAGTTGTCTGTTTATATCAAACCAATCATTCATGATGATTACGAGAGATGGATCGAAAGGGTCTACACACTCACAAGGGAGgtcacaaaagaggtatatgtcaaattGGCTTACACTCTATAAAATTacctaagatcatatcaagagAAAGCCTTACTTAGTTGAGTGGAATAACTGGGAAAATTCTAGGTGTTGTCACACATGGATAAAGGTAAGCTTATGAAACAAAAGCATTGATACTTATGTTAAAAAAGACTCCACAATTTCTCTAGTGTGCAACAGTCATAACTAGAGAATTAGTTTGATACATGGCTAGCCGCATCGAGATGTAAAGTGTTCACATATTGTCTATCATACTTCATTTGGTCTCATCGTAGTCGTACCTTCATGTTTGTTCGATTGCTAGCACTATTCAAGTAATCAGTATAGATCGAAACCGAGACTCAGATTTTATAGTGTTTGCAGGGGATGTCTCATCCGTCAGTTTCTGGGTCACCTGCTGCAATTATAGTCTCCATCAGGTTTAACAAGTTTCCATATATAGTCTcctcctcttccttctcttgcTCTACTATCAAGTCCTCGTTAGCCTCGACTATCATTGAAATTTGGTTGTTCATGTTCAAATGGCGACTGATCATAAATGTGATGTCCTCTTAAGAGATTCCTctttttttatgtgatttttgcATAAGCAGACTTCTAGTCGCTTTTGCGATGATCGCTTAAGCGAACATGGCCTCACATTTGCTAGATTAGAGGCTATTTCCTATCAGTAATACTTTTATCAGCAGGCTTGTTATAGTCCCTAGATTGATTCCTaactcttttcttttaaatataccAAGAAATAGCATTTTTTAAGACACGTTTGTTACACTCTTAAGATACTGTGATTTTCATATCACTATTAAAAGAAGAATGGCAGAAGAATGTGATTTTGAATTTATGGTTGAATATGACCAACGTCTCTTTGTCTCTATTCAATCTTAGGAGAATTACTATTTTGATATGATCATATGAAGTTGCTCACGAGAGATGCATAGCACTTGACACAGTTGATTAAATGCTTCTTAACATCTACCAATTGTTGGAAAACTGTAATTTTCTATGATTTGTAGTTGAAACTTTCAAGGTAAATGCATAATGGGTGAAGGAGTTCTACGCTGAACTCATGGAAAGTAACATATCGACAAGGTTTATTACTATTTGAGGCAAGGTTGTTGACTATGGGACGAAAGAAATCAATGTACTATAAGGGCTGCTAGACTATGACACTGAGGCCTTTAAGGACAGGTCTTTTGAGCCTGGCTCTTGGctagaataaaaaatatgcTCGGAAAAAAATGTCCCATGGTCTGTCATAAAGGCCGAGATTCTATTCTCCAATCTGACGGCTGATGCAAGAATATGGATGTCTATCTTATGCAGTCGCATCTACAGAAGTTGAAACATTAGAAAATTTGTAGTGTTACATGAACTTATGGTCGCCTTTGTACTTGTTTATATCCCATTGAATATGGGCCACCTAATCGTGAATGAGTTTCAAGAGTTCAATTTTCATTATAGCCTCTCCCTTTTTTCCCATCTTTGATCACTAAGATATATAAATATGCCGAAGTGGAAGTGCTCCCAATCAATACTTAGGTGTAAaccaaaaatctattttttcctcaaaaaaTACGTGGTGAGGGCGCGGGGATGAAGATAAAGAACAGGAAAATTTATTTGGTGAACTCAGTGCATGTAGAGGAGGACTCTCGTTTACATCTGATTTTGGGGACACTTGAATAGATGGGTAGTGAGTTGAAGATTGGGAAGGAAATTGTGAAAAAGCTTACTCAAGGATTGGGTGAGTCATCTTCTCGGCCGGTGTCGtatgcacttcaaattgagTTCCATGCCTACTTAACAGATCAAAGGAAGTAGAAAGATCAGCTCGAAAAATTGGAGAAGACTTACATTTATCAGtagtttgaattatttttatcacttcatcattcatgaaaatatattgagttttgaaattttactaGAACTTGAAGGCTTATTGAACTGAATATTGTTTGCTTGCTTACTAATTATTAGTATAGACCAAAGTCATGACGATATCTTTACTTGAAATAATAGAATGTTGTGTCAAAATTTAGTTCCTCTTTTGTGCATTACATGGGGACGAACAATAATTTTATGTTTGGGTGTTGATGAGTTGTTAATTTTCACTCATTGAAGgatttttttcttatgattttgtgACATATAAGTAGAAAAAGTGGCTAACCAGTCATTTAATTGTGTTCATTTAAGGTGTTGATTGTTGGGAAGGTGAATAATGGACAAAACTGGAAAATGAGTTGAACCTTCTAGAAAGTGATACTTAGATGCCGCAACTGAGAACGAGAGTTCGCTTTCATGAACAAGTCAACAATGTCAACTGGTCGCTTAAGCAACCAGCTGATGTTCGCTTTTAGGAAGAAGTTCAAGAAGGTTGGGGTCCCTTTAGTGAACACATCATGCTCTTTTTCGAGAATGGATGCTCGCTTTTGCCACATTCTTTTTCGTGAACTTCGTGCCGTATTTCCGAAGTCCACCTACCTAGAAAAGACAGAATTTGGAATTTCTCAACCATTTGATCCAAAATCTCACAAAGGGGTGGAAAGAATCATTATTCTTCCTGAGAAAATATcagattttgtattgaattttaTCTTCTTAGCTTAGAGTAGAGTTAAACATGTATATTTCAATTTCTCGTTGAGACTTTGAAGGCAAGTTGCTCACACTTTAAATTTGGTTTGAAGATTGTGTTCTTATCGGTAGAATCTCTTATTCCATTATTATTACATTGGTTTAAATTCTAGAATTGTGAGTGTAATTATTAATTGTGATTGTGGTTTTTGACtagaaatagaaaattattttggtcttgattacttattttaatgtttttgtttgTGATTCCATTTTTTCATGACTAGGCTTTaagataatattaattttttaatctatGACTTGAGAATGCATGATTGAATCTAGCTTTCCATCTTTGTGGGTTGCTTAAAAGAGAATTTGTGAAGTGGAGAAAGggttaatattcatttttgtcTTTATTGAGTGTTGAGTTCCAAATTTCTGTCATCCCAATTATCCCTTTTTTGATATTGACTTTGTCCAAATCTTTTGTGTTGgtgtaatattttaatattaataaaaatatatgttatacGTCACATTATATATCATGTTATGTCTATTGATGGATATCACATTTGTGCCTCTTTACTCTCATCAATTGTGGAAGAAAGTGGTCtttagtttttataatttatataaccatcaactcttcattttatttattattctatatttatgtCTTATAACTTATGTAGCATTTGAGCCATTCATTTTGCAAATTTAGTACCCACTATCTCCTATTCATTGCAAGGATGAATTTATCACCTATAAATAGTGTAGTCTTCATTTGTGTCGAGATAGGAGTAGAAAAAAGATaagtacaagaaaatatagagtgaaaaagATGAGTAGTATTATATTGAGGTTAGTGTAGTGAAAGAGAGAGTTGAGCATAGAAAATATTCTAAGTCTTCAACTATATTTACTATACAAAAGAGCGTATGATATGTTGAAGGAAGGtgttcttttgtggagctttggattCTTCAACTAATCCTGAGTTGTTTGAgttatacaatgttgttgagcTGTTGTATCCTTgaggggacaagtcaagagTTATACTCCTGGATCGGTGTAGGTTATGCCGCAGTGGGCTTTAATCTCCTTAAAGAGCTCTAGATATCTGTGCCTCAGCTTAAAGAATtgtttatacatttttatttattttattttaactgtaatttattgtatttgtgGTATATTTCaccaacaattttaaggagattttTGTTTTGTTCCAGTTTGAGAAAATGCGGATATTAAGATAGAGATGTCAACATCATTCCGCTCAAACGTCGCTCTCTTCAAGAGATGGAAGAGAAGAGGTGTACGGTAAAGTATATTTCTGCTTGCTCAAAAGTGGAGaaaaggtaaataaaaaaaaattacttagtATTTTCAAGAATAAAGTGAATctacttttcattaaaaaaatgatgttttaattCTTGAAATAGTGGGGGTATatgaaatgtgaaaaaaaaaaccgttgtgaaattgtgatttttgCATCTTTGAAAAATGCTCTAAAAGAGTGTTACAAGTGCATATTTATTAATTGTCGAATAAATAACATCTTATTATTTGGCTATAATGTGATATTTTTTAGCTCTAACATGAgagttttaaataaattatgaaaacgATTTTGAGTAGTCATTTCACATGAAATTTATGCTGAGataaatttcattcttgaaatgaaaatgGTACAATAAAACATGtgatgaaattttcatttgtcAAGTCACATAATATGGAAATAATTGTGAAATGCAATTTATTGGTTGTGTGAGTCTTGcaactccttttgattcaattttgtaaGATAgttgtgacaaataaaaataaatggagttttctagtataataaaaatatgagctATGTGACTAACAATTTGACTTAATGTTGTGTTTGCAGTACAAGTACTTTGAAGGTACAAGCAAACTAGATGAGAaaattttttgtgttatttggtgggatgagaaaaaaaattatttttatctgtCTCTATTATGAAGGttgatgtaaaaaaaattaattaattaaatttcaacaaGTGAAAAAGTGAATTGAAACactttattttgagaaaaataatttttctaattttgattaaatgtGAAAGTACCAATATAGTGGTTGAATACAATCGTTTTTATAATGGCAAATTTAGACTCATGATGAGAAAAACACAATATTGTGAGATCATATTGATCGTTAGTATACCATCAATGTTGATTGTGTTAAaacttgtgataatcttgcagattcATGAACTAAGGCCTTAGCAAGATAAATTGTCTGAAACACATCGAGGGGAATGAAAATTGTAGCTCATAAATTCTGAGTCATATATGAGAAaacccaacctggggactagagatcctataaccagcTTTAATGGGAAGAACGAATCATATGATGTCTTGTTGTGAGATGCACTAttgttaattttattcaatCCCTATTATGTGAGTGCATTTATCCTAGAATTATTTGTGGAGGTTGACTCTTAAACTCTTAATGAAAGTTTGTATCTTGTACGAGTGTGGTGTCAAATTATAGGACCACCCTTGTCAGATTTCAcatatgtgagtgtgaagtagGTCGCTTTTCATGAGAATGGGCTTGTTCTCAAAAACATTCATGAGACCGGGATAGCACAAGGCCATAAGTGCTGGCTATTAAAGCATGTGTTAACACCTTGATTGTGTGTAAGCAgtaattctttattttccttaagcAATCCTAGTTCAAGTCTAAGACCACTACTGACTCTGTAGTAAATGTTATTGCTTTACTAAGTGAACgttcaatgcagagcacaccttcattattCATAATAGTCTATCTTCAACTGTATTGTGAAAAAACTCTCttatcttaatattaaaatgattgGGGGATTGTTGGtgtgacattttaatattaataaaaatatatattacatgTCACATTATATATCATGTTATGTCTATTGATGGACATTACATTTGTGCCTCTTTACTCTCATCAATTGTGGAAGAAAGTGGTCATTAGTTTTTGTAACTTATATAACCATCAactcttcatttcattcattattctatatttatgtCTTATAACTTAAGTAGCATTTGAACCATTCATTTTGCAAATTTACTACCCACTATCTCCTATTCATTGCAAGGAAGAATTCATCACCTATAAATCAATAGTGTAGTCTTCATTTGTGTTGAGATAGGAGAAGAAACAAGATaagtacaagaaaatatagagtgaaaaagATGAGTAGTATTATATTGAGGTTAGTGTAGtgaaagagagagttgagacatagaaaatattctaagtcttcaactatattcactataaaaaagagagtattatatgttgaaggaagtgttcttttgtggagcttCGGAATCTTCAACTAATCCGGAGTTGTTTGAGTTATACACTGTTGTTGGGATGTTCTATCATGGAGGGGACAAGTGAAGAGTTATACTGTTGGATCGTTGTAGGTTATGTCACAGTGGgattgaatctccttaaagagagcgtaATATGTATGCCTCAGCCTAAAGATTTTTGTAtacatttttgttcattttatttcaattgtaaTTTATTGTATCTGTGGTATATTGCACCAACATTTTGATTAGTTACCGAAATTAGTCTTAATATGATAATTGTGTGTATTGTGTGTTTAGATTCAAATTTGTAGCTAGTCATTCTTTATCTTTTCTATCGCCGTAAACTTGTTCTATGTGGTATTGGACTCCGACTCTTAGttggttatttttattattgaagagTCGGTAGCGGCTTACTCTTCGTACTTGTTTTGAGGGTAATGTGAGGGTTatcattttaagaaattaaaataagaaaagaatagaaaatctgaaaaatagGTGGTAACATATTAGTAACCGGTAGGTATAAGCTAGAAATTAGGTGATAACATTTGTAAGGGGTAATTAGGTATTAGGTAATTAGTATTGGAGGTGGAttagaataatataataacGTAGTTAGTGTGACTTAGCGCAATGCTAGGAGAAGCAATAAAAATGGTGGTGGAATTGTAATTTGAGAAAAGtatggaaagaaaaaaatcagaatTATAGTGAAAATTAGAATGGATGAGGATGATGGATTTGAGGATGCAGGGACAGGGACACCTTTGTCTGCGATAGCTGAGGCATTTGAGGAGCTTTCATCAAACCATGATCTTATGCTCAAGCCTTTTTGTCATGCTTGTTCCCTTCTTTCTGTCCTCTTCGGGTCTCTAGGGATCGCTTTTAAATTTGCTGAGCTTGAATATGTTTCAAAGGTCTGTCGGTCTATCTGTCTTTTATGGGTGCCACAACATCCTATCCTTTTTTtaagcaaataaaataaattccaTAATGTCTTCGCTTTCAGGTGCGTGATCTTACAGAAGCATCAGAAATATTTGGCAGTTTGAACAGTATCCTTGATTATGATGTTAGAAATGATACAGTAAGAACACCAGGAAGCCTTTCACGCAATTTACGCAGAGTTCGTC
This portion of the Solanum pennellii chromosome 12, SPENNV200 genome encodes:
- the LOC107006901 gene encoding ACD11 homolog protein codes for the protein MDEDDGFEDAGTGTPLSAIAEAFEELSSNHDLMLKPFCHACSLLSVLFGSLGIAFKFAELEYVSKVRDLTEASEIFGSLNSILDYDVRNDTVRTPGSLSRNLRRVRQGLDLIRALFQNFISTYDDSLKEAASMAYAKVCAPYHTWAVRTAVSAGMCALPTRDQLLIKLNETDDSAEREMRRYIDASLPIIEYIDKLYISRNVSLDW